Proteins co-encoded in one Nitrosopumilus sp. genomic window:
- a CDS encoding cellulose synthase family protein produces the protein MAINPFTQFVFDLFILSAIIITAYTCNFYYLAFLSRKRKEVLSTTDWGTPSITIQLPIYNEKYVAKRLVDAVCNLDYPKDKMRIMVLDDSDDDTVELLSDAVDDYKNQGFLIEHVRRGTRSGYKAGALKHAMKSTDTELVAIFDADFIPPTWFLKRAIPHFTNSKIGLVQCRWGHVNENYSAITQAQALSLDFHFLIEQKAKSNSHLFMNFNGTAGIWRRDCIEDAGGWHTATLVEDLDLSYRAQMKGWKCLFLPDIVVNAELPIQMNAAKRQQFRWAKGSIQCAIKLLTDIALKRKVAVEAKIQAFIQLTRHVVYPLMLIQFLALPILLAGQVNLYVISFLPAITIATYLAMGPGAYIMIMQSMYQKSWKSKAKILPALLIYNAGMSVNNTVAVFDAVIGKKNEFLRTPKYGVLKTKDDWKDNAYNLPFSQVTLLEIFFGVYGIMGIFIAVFSNNPIFVPIIGLQATGFFYIAYMSLSHTRFKRNKSSKLRPRTKKEKMANTVYKLSMIGIVGIIVFGGFMAIYGYNTDIYPLDRIRGHLDGIVGSSDPVIIKNHLVAIQEDLELVMANVPETTDANGEVISKNPVWIFATESTNLLRIQNDVNTMVASIEKISTVPKDSSAYHTGMIDLNGRALSLKTNIMDATPYMYVSVANILFSTIWIAAILGIFAALKKKKQQFKEIDETGV, from the coding sequence ATGGCAATCAACCCTTTCACCCAATTTGTTTTTGATCTATTCATTTTATCGGCCATAATTATCACTGCATACACTTGTAATTTTTACTACCTCGCGTTTCTTTCAAGAAAAAGAAAAGAGGTTTTATCGACTACTGATTGGGGAACCCCCTCGATTACAATCCAACTTCCAATATATAACGAAAAGTATGTTGCAAAAAGATTGGTCGATGCAGTATGTAACTTGGATTATCCAAAAGATAAGATGAGAATTATGGTATTGGATGATTCTGATGATGATACAGTTGAGTTACTATCGGATGCAGTTGATGATTACAAAAATCAAGGCTTTCTAATAGAGCACGTCAGACGAGGAACGAGAAGTGGATACAAGGCAGGTGCATTAAAACATGCAATGAAATCCACTGATACCGAACTTGTTGCAATTTTTGATGCAGATTTTATTCCGCCAACATGGTTTCTCAAACGAGCAATCCCGCATTTTACAAACTCCAAAATTGGCCTAGTTCAGTGTCGCTGGGGCCATGTTAATGAAAACTATTCTGCCATCACTCAAGCACAAGCATTGAGTCTTGACTTTCATTTTCTAATTGAACAAAAAGCAAAAAGCAACTCTCATCTGTTTATGAATTTCAATGGTACTGCAGGAATTTGGAGGCGTGATTGTATTGAGGATGCAGGTGGTTGGCACACTGCAACACTAGTTGAAGATCTTGATCTAAGCTATAGGGCACAAATGAAAGGATGGAAATGTTTGTTCTTGCCTGACATTGTAGTTAATGCTGAACTTCCCATACAGATGAATGCCGCAAAGAGGCAACAATTCCGTTGGGCAAAAGGCTCTATTCAATGTGCAATAAAACTACTTACTGACATTGCACTAAAACGCAAAGTTGCAGTTGAAGCAAAAATTCAAGCATTCATCCAGCTTACACGTCACGTTGTTTATCCGTTAATGCTGATACAATTTTTGGCATTGCCGATTTTACTTGCAGGTCAGGTCAATCTCTATGTGATCAGCTTTCTTCCTGCAATAACCATTGCAACATATCTTGCAATGGGACCCGGGGCATACATCATGATCATGCAAAGTATGTATCAAAAATCTTGGAAGTCTAAAGCCAAGATCCTTCCCGCATTACTAATTTACAATGCTGGAATGTCGGTGAATAACACAGTTGCAGTATTTGATGCAGTTATTGGAAAGAAGAATGAATTCCTTAGAACTCCAAAATATGGTGTTCTAAAAACAAAAGATGATTGGAAAGATAATGCGTACAATTTGCCCTTCTCCCAAGTTACCCTGCTTGAGATCTTTTTTGGTGTATATGGCATAATGGGGATCTTCATTGCAGTATTTTCAAATAATCCTATCTTTGTTCCTATTATTGGACTGCAGGCTACTGGATTTTTCTATATTGCTTACATGAGCTTGTCTCATACGCGATTTAAAAGAAATAAATCAAGTAAATTACGACCAAGAACTAAGAAAGAAAAAATGGCAAATACTGTTTACAAACTTTCCATGATTGGAATTGTTGGAATTATTGTTTTTGGAGGATTCATGGCAATTTATGGTTACAATACTGATATTTACCCTCTGGATAGAATTAGAGGCCACCTTGATGGAATTGTGGGCTCCTCTGATCCTGTAATAATTAAAAATCACTTGGTAGCAATTCAAGAAGATTTGGAACTTGTAATGGCTAATGTTCCTGAAACAACTGATGCTAATGGCGAAGTCATTTCTAAAAACCCAGTTTGGATATTTGCAACAGAATCTACAAACTTGCTTAGAATACAAAACGATGTAAATACAATGGTTGCAAGTATTGAAAAAATCTCAACTGTTCCAAAAGACAGTTCTGCATATCATACAGGAATGATTGACCTCAATGGTAGAGCCTTATCTCTGAAAACTAACATTATGGATGCAACTCCATACATGTATGTCAGTGTTGCGAACATCCTATTTAGCACAATTTGGATTGCAGCCATATTGGGAATCTTTGCTGCACTCAAGAAAAAGAAACAGCAATTCAAAGAAATCGACGAAACCGGTGTCTAA
- a CDS encoding ferredoxin family protein: MSLLLKDRVYSMEAPTAKRGVYPLHGYKLGLYRLPIKLEEPTELKSVHDGLKKAFEMDMYADRIYATYRWKEQNMDDVDAKGYEEVELSVTVEIVTGEVVDIIYQIFPIEKFGDPNWVKDYRKKADHFAKMVIDTILRNTILADKMISYLAKTEKISEVAAIQKLEELTPLAKIVLGAKPKPVEAKEDDAEEDDENIEIPDGAKPGPIDVEFKSKMKQTAVYEAPEHTIKTWGRKGTSNGIMGVWGEFVSVDYDICIADGGCIEACPVGVYEWFDTPGNPASDKKPLMSKEPDCIFCLACEGVCPPQAIKIFEQK; the protein is encoded by the coding sequence ATGTCTTTACTTTTAAAAGATCGAGTTTATTCCATGGAGGCTCCCACTGCAAAGCGTGGCGTTTATCCTTTACATGGTTACAAACTTGGACTATACAGATTACCGATTAAACTAGAGGAACCTACAGAACTCAAATCCGTTCATGATGGTCTCAAAAAGGCTTTTGAGATGGACATGTATGCTGATAGAATTTACGCAACCTATCGCTGGAAGGAACAAAATATGGATGATGTTGATGCCAAAGGGTACGAAGAGGTTGAACTATCTGTTACAGTAGAAATTGTTACAGGTGAAGTTGTTGATATTATTTATCAAATATTCCCAATTGAAAAATTTGGTGATCCAAACTGGGTCAAAGATTACAGAAAGAAAGCAGATCATTTTGCAAAAATGGTCATTGATACTATTTTACGTAATACCATTTTGGCAGACAAAATGATATCTTATTTAGCAAAAACTGAAAAGATCTCTGAAGTTGCAGCAATTCAAAAACTAGAAGAATTAACTCCATTGGCAAAAATTGTTCTTGGCGCAAAACCAAAACCTGTTGAAGCTAAAGAAGATGATGCTGAAGAAGATGATGAAAATATCGAAATCCCAGATGGTGCAAAACCTGGTCCAATTGATGTGGAATTCAAATCCAAAATGAAACAAACTGCGGTATATGAGGCACCAGAGCACACAATCAAGACTTGGGGAAGAAAGGGAACATCAAATGGAATTATGGGTGTTTGGGGAGAATTTGTTTCCGTAGATTATGATATTTGTATTGCAGACGGTGGTTGTATTGAAGCATGTCCAGTAGGTGTCTATGAATGGTTTGACACTCCAGGAAATCCTGCATCTGACAAGAAACCATTAATGTCAAAAGAGCCTGATTGTATCTTTTGTCTTGCATGTGAAGGCGTATGTCCACCACAGGCAATCAAGATCTTCGAGCAAAAATAA
- a CDS encoding sulfurtransferase, translating into MSYAHPEVLVDTEWVSQNPPNENRKLVEVDYDPVNGYQKGHINGATLIWWKRDINDPVTRDIIGKKQFEALMAKNGITADTEVILYGDFNNWFAAFVFWVFKIYGHENLKIMNGGRKKWELENKSYTTEEPQLSPSTYIAQPPDEGLRAYLFDVSRALDKEDTVMVDVRSPAEFTGQITAPPEYPMEHAQRGGHIPGANNIPWATAVNDTDGTFKAVEELRQNYEPKGVTPDKDVICYCRIGERSSHSWFVLKYLLGYPKVRNYDGSWTEWGNMIGNPVEK; encoded by the coding sequence ATGAGTTACGCTCACCCTGAAGTTTTAGTTGATACTGAATGGGTATCTCAAAATCCACCAAATGAAAATAGAAAACTAGTCGAAGTCGATTATGATCCAGTTAATGGCTATCAAAAAGGCCACATAAATGGCGCCACACTGATTTGGTGGAAACGTGACATTAATGATCCTGTTACTAGAGATATTATTGGTAAAAAACAATTTGAAGCCTTGATGGCAAAAAATGGAATCACCGCTGATACTGAAGTAATTCTTTACGGTGACTTTAACAATTGGTTTGCAGCATTTGTGTTCTGGGTTTTCAAAATTTACGGTCATGAGAATCTCAAAATTATGAATGGTGGACGAAAGAAATGGGAATTAGAAAATAAATCTTATACTACTGAAGAGCCGCAACTGTCTCCATCGACTTACATTGCACAACCACCAGATGAAGGACTAAGAGCATATCTATTTGATGTAAGCAGAGCACTAGACAAAGAAGACACTGTAATGGTCGATGTCCGATCTCCTGCAGAATTTACTGGTCAAATTACTGCTCCTCCAGAGTATCCGATGGAGCATGCACAAAGAGGTGGACACATTCCTGGTGCAAATAATATTCCATGGGCAACTGCAGTTAATGATACTGATGGCACATTCAAAGCAGTTGAAGAATTAAGACAAAACTATGAACCAAAAGGTGTGACTCCTGACAAGGATGTAATTTGTTATTGCAGAATTGGAGAAAGATCTTCCCACAGTTGGTTTGTTCTAAAATATCTACTTGGATATCCAAAGGTTCGAAACTATGATGGTTCTTGGACTGAATGGGGTAACATGATAGGAAATCCTGTGGAAAAATAA
- a CDS encoding NAD(+)/NADH kinase yields the protein MKLQKVAVVSKVGSKDSEKAAKDVAKKFLAKKSTVYTISPIEVEGAEKIEDLSELKKIKLDLVITLGGDGTTLRVFRNLQNETPILTINVGGNRGILAEITIEEIDNAINEILKDNFFLDKRIRVVASCGGVEFPPALNEIYISRVNLTKTAEIEIKFQNDTVKQKMDGVIIATPSGSTGHSFSLGGPILHESLNVLIITPVAPVYRLASIVVPDEKIEIICSHDCNIAMDAQVIKTVGYEEPIIIKKYNKPAVFIRLKKRGLRQMSKLGF from the coding sequence TTGAAGCTTCAAAAAGTTGCAGTGGTAAGTAAAGTAGGTTCAAAGGATTCTGAAAAAGCTGCAAAGGATGTTGCAAAAAAATTTTTAGCTAAAAAATCTACTGTTTATACGATTTCCCCAATTGAGGTAGAAGGGGCAGAGAAAATAGAAGATTTATCAGAATTAAAAAAAATAAAGCTTGACCTAGTAATCACTTTAGGAGGAGATGGAACAACACTCAGAGTCTTCAGAAACCTCCAAAACGAGACTCCGATTTTGACCATCAATGTTGGAGGGAATAGAGGAATTTTAGCTGAAATTACAATTGAAGAAATTGATAATGCAATAAATGAGATTTTAAAAGATAATTTCTTTTTGGATAAAAGAATCAGAGTTGTTGCATCTTGTGGAGGAGTGGAATTTCCTCCAGCATTAAATGAGATATACATTAGCAGAGTAAACTTGACTAAAACGGCAGAGATTGAAATCAAATTTCAAAATGATACAGTAAAGCAAAAAATGGATGGAGTAATCATTGCAACTCCCAGTGGATCAACTGGTCATTCGTTTTCATTGGGCGGTCCAATCTTACATGAAAGTTTGAATGTGTTAATCATTACACCTGTTGCGCCAGTATACAGATTAGCATCCATTGTAGTTCCAGATGAGAAAATTGAAATTATTTGCTCGCATGATTGCAATATTGCAATGGATGCTCAAGTAATCAAAACAGTAGGATACGAAGAGCCAATAATTATCAAAAAATACAATAAACCAGCAGTCTTCATAAGATTAAAAAAACGAGGACTGAGGCAAATGAGCAAACTTGGATTTTAG
- a CDS encoding PIN domain-containing protein encodes MDFRILDASAFYAGVPFGSADDCYTTSLVFEEIKHIKKNQDALGTLLETNRLKIREPDKESTIAAVKAARDTGDYQQLSKQDVSIIALCIEMNGEIISDDFAISNVARNLGLKISPIMTQGIIDVGKWVHYCPGCRTNHTSGNECPMCGTPLKRKLLKG; translated from the coding sequence TTGGATTTTAGAATTTTAGATGCGAGCGCATTTTATGCAGGAGTGCCATTTGGATCAGCTGATGATTGCTATACAACATCTTTGGTTTTTGAAGAAATCAAGCACATAAAGAAGAATCAAGATGCACTCGGAACACTACTTGAAACTAATAGACTAAAAATTAGAGAGCCAGACAAAGAATCAACTATTGCTGCAGTAAAGGCTGCAAGAGATACAGGAGACTATCAGCAACTATCAAAGCAAGATGTCTCAATTATTGCATTATGTATTGAGATGAATGGAGAAATAATTAGTGATGATTTTGCAATTTCAAATGTTGCAAGAAATCTGGGACTTAAAATATCACCAATTATGACTCAGGGAATTATAGATGTTGGTAAATGGGTTCATTATTGTCCAGGTTGTAGGACTAATCACACATCTGGAAATGAATGTCCAATGTGCGGGACGCCATTAAAAAGAAAATTACTCAAGGGGTAA
- a CDS encoding sulfurtransferase, giving the protein MLVSVDWLKEHLTDPDVVILDSRPKTMFLYGHLLNAQSFSIEQVIRFDQFGSNLVLEQEKIAELLGNLGIDETKTVVLVGDSMDPSVARIAWTFLYLGHEKTCLLDANVSDLQKHGLEFTKKPFVPKPAKFIPKINNAIRIESDFLKEHLNDFKILDARSPQEFMGGHLPNSKLIPFTEGISYDGGLYREKKFLDELFLQNNVSKEEEIVCYCMHGHRASNLFLQLKIAGFENVRLYDGSFVEWNGKQLPLE; this is encoded by the coding sequence ATGTTAGTGTCAGTTGACTGGCTAAAAGAACATCTGACTGATCCTGATGTTGTGATTTTAGATTCGCGTCCAAAAACAATGTTTCTTTATGGCCATCTCCTAAACGCACAATCATTTTCAATAGAACAAGTAATCCGTTTTGATCAGTTCGGTTCTAATCTCGTATTAGAGCAAGAAAAAATTGCTGAATTACTTGGCAACTTAGGAATTGATGAAACAAAAACTGTTGTCCTAGTTGGTGATTCTATGGATCCGTCTGTTGCACGAATTGCATGGACCTTTTTGTATCTTGGACATGAAAAAACTTGTCTACTTGACGCAAATGTATCTGATTTGCAAAAACATGGATTAGAATTTACAAAAAAACCATTTGTTCCAAAACCTGCAAAATTTATTCCAAAAATAAATAATGCAATTAGAATAGAATCTGATTTCCTAAAAGAACATCTCAATGATTTTAAAATTTTAGATGCGCGAAGTCCTCAGGAATTCATGGGAGGTCATCTTCCAAACTCAAAATTGATTCCATTTACTGAGGGAATTAGTTATGATGGAGGGTTATACCGAGAGAAAAAATTTCTTGATGAATTGTTTTTGCAAAATAATGTGTCCAAGGAAGAAGAGATTGTCTGCTATTGCATGCATGGCCATAGAGCATCAAATCTATTTTTGCAATTAAAGATTGCAGGGTTTGAAAATGTAAGGCTATATGATGGCTCTTTTGTAGAGTGGAACGGCAAACAGTTACCCCTTGAGTAA
- a CDS encoding ERCC4 domain-containing protein, which yields MKLENLRIIVDERERKSGIPELLKSVGLNLEMKTLPIGDYIVGPETIVERKSIRDLMASVFDGRLFDQCSRLKEHFENPIVLMEGNVDEIEEIAENPLIFYGAISTVVLDFKIPVIPTPSAAHTAKLLVSMCSRKESYKGPYLKKIKKSSDIERQQLSVLCSLPGIGDKFAVRMLEKFGTPLKVLTATTADLAKVEGLGEARAKKIKNMLDSKSKHLKKSDQKTLHDII from the coding sequence GTGAAATTAGAAAATCTTCGAATCATTGTAGATGAGCGAGAGCGCAAAAGTGGAATTCCTGAACTCTTAAAATCAGTAGGACTGAATCTTGAGATGAAGACATTACCTATTGGAGATTATATTGTCGGACCCGAAACAATCGTTGAGAGAAAAAGCATTCGTGATCTTATGGCTTCAGTCTTTGATGGAAGGCTCTTTGATCAATGCTCAAGACTAAAGGAACACTTTGAGAATCCTATTGTTCTCATGGAGGGAAATGTAGATGAGATTGAGGAGATAGCAGAGAATCCTTTGATATTTTATGGTGCAATCTCAACTGTAGTTTTGGATTTTAAAATTCCAGTAATTCCAACTCCTAGCGCAGCTCACACTGCAAAATTACTAGTCTCAATGTGTTCCAGAAAAGAATCCTACAAGGGACCTTATCTTAAAAAAATAAAAAAATCATCTGATATTGAACGACAGCAACTCTCCGTTCTTTGTAGCCTCCCAGGAATTGGTGACAAGTTTGCAGTTAGAATGTTAGAAAAGTTTGGAACTCCATTAAAAGTATTGACTGCAACAACTGCGGATTTGGCAAAAGTTGAGGGTTTGGGGGAAGCTAGGGCAAAGAAAATAAAAAACATGCTAGACTCTAAAAGCAAGCATCTCAAAAAATCTGATCAAAAAACTTTGCATGATATAATTTAA
- a CDS encoding prefoldin subunit beta has protein sequence MSSPQMPPWLQEQIMKLQQSQQSLQSVMTQKQHLEMEKAETAKALDELKKIADGDAVFKQAGTVLIKAKKQELIDELEERAEMAKTRVTVLDKQEARLKESLKEQETKITEMMKGGSTSAPPAEDNPRK, from the coding sequence ATGTCTTCACCACAAATGCCTCCATGGCTTCAAGAACAAATAATGAAACTACAACAGTCTCAACAAAGCCTCCAATCAGTAATGACCCAAAAGCAACATCTCGAAATGGAAAAAGCAGAAACTGCAAAGGCATTAGATGAACTAAAAAAAATTGCGGATGGAGATGCCGTTTTCAAGCAAGCAGGAACCGTTTTGATTAAAGCAAAAAAACAAGAACTCATTGATGAATTAGAAGAGAGAGCAGAAATGGCAAAAACACGTGTAACTGTTCTTGACAAACAAGAGGCACGTCTAAAAGAATCACTCAAAGAACAAGAAACAAAAATTACTGAGATGATGAAGGGTGGATCTACTAGTGCGCCCCCTGCAGAAGATAATCCTAGAAAATAA
- a CDS encoding KEOPS complex subunit Pcc1 gives MTLNFSAKITVDAKDKTKAIFDSVNIDNDFYPENPVKTKIKFDKKITITAESDQLTHLRANLNSTLRLIQASYDSIESVKI, from the coding sequence ATGACATTAAACTTTAGTGCAAAAATTACAGTTGATGCAAAAGATAAGACAAAGGCAATTTTTGATTCTGTAAATATTGACAACGACTTTTATCCTGAAAATCCTGTTAAAACCAAGATAAAGTTTGATAAAAAAATTACAATCACTGCCGAATCTGATCAATTAACTCATCTCCGGGCCAATCTTAATTCAACACTCAGACTCATTCAGGCAAGCTACGATTCAATTGAATCGGTAAAGATATAA
- a CDS encoding 50S ribosomal protein L37, with protein MAKTKKSLKGLGARYGIKLRKQYTKIHLQLKEKRTCPECGSKTFGRDAVGIWSCKKCSYKVAGTAYDIKL; from the coding sequence ATGGCAAAAACCAAGAAATCTCTGAAAGGATTGGGCGCTCGTTACGGAATTAAACTTAGAAAACAGTATACAAAGATTCATCTCCAATTAAAAGAAAAAAGAACCTGTCCTGAATGCGGTTCAAAAACATTTGGTAGAGATGCTGTGGGAATTTGGTCTTGTAAAAAATGCAGCTATAAAGTAGCTGGAACTGCATATGACATTAAACTTTAG
- the rrp42 gene encoding exosome complex protein Rrp42, with the protein MTSTSVLDDLKKSQILELLEQGKRVDGRALDEPREILIETNAIPKANGSARVRLGETEVICGVKIQPDRPFPDMGDKGIFICTAELLPLSHPTVETGPPGPDVIELARVVDRGIRESHMIDVSQLVIEKNKSVVGVFADNVVVDYDGNLFDACSYAAAAALLSSKTPKWNWIDDAPTLVEGEETSVPIATIPVSVTMGKIGNHIIVDPNGDEWASMDARITITSDSDGNICALQKGGSDGFTQDEINRCGEISVRVGAKIREKLKQAQMAGQ; encoded by the coding sequence ATGACATCCACCTCTGTTCTTGATGATCTAAAGAAATCACAAATTCTTGAATTGCTTGAACAAGGAAAAAGAGTAGATGGGCGCGCACTAGACGAACCAAGAGAAATCTTAATTGAAACTAACGCAATCCCAAAAGCAAATGGCTCGGCAAGAGTTCGCCTTGGTGAAACTGAAGTAATTTGTGGTGTTAAAATCCAACCTGATAGACCTTTCCCAGATATGGGTGACAAAGGAATTTTCATTTGTACTGCTGAACTTTTACCCTTGTCTCATCCAACTGTCGAAACTGGTCCGCCTGGACCTGATGTAATTGAACTGGCAAGAGTTGTTGATAGAGGAATTAGAGAGAGTCATATGATTGATGTTTCTCAATTAGTAATTGAGAAGAACAAATCAGTAGTTGGTGTCTTTGCAGATAATGTTGTTGTTGATTATGATGGTAATCTATTTGATGCATGTTCTTATGCTGCAGCTGCGGCACTACTTTCATCAAAAACTCCAAAATGGAATTGGATTGATGATGCCCCAACGCTAGTTGAAGGTGAAGAAACTTCGGTACCCATTGCAACTATTCCTGTCTCAGTTACTATGGGCAAGATTGGAAACCATATCATAGTTGATCCAAATGGAGATGAATGGGCTAGCATGGATGCGAGAATTACAATTACTTCTGATTCTGATGGAAATATTTGTGCTTTACAAAAAGGAGGCTCTGATGGTTTCACACAAGACGAAATTAATCGATGTGGAGAAATTTCAGTACGAGTAGGCGCAAAAATAAGAGAAAAATTAAAACAGGCCCAAATGGCAGGTCAGTAA
- the rrp41 gene encoding exosome complex exonuclease Rrp41, whose protein sequence is MGGRDATMVLLDENGIRCDGRKVDEPRRIMIKAGGLKNADGSAYIEFGDNKILVGVFGPRDVHPKHMSNTDTGILRVRYHMEPFSVGERKNPAPSRREIEISKVIKEALEPAVMLDKFPRTAVDVFIEVLQADGGTRCAALTAASVALADAGIPMRDMVAAIAAGKVADTVILDVNNEEDQAGQADMPIGYMPNLEKITLLQLDGVLTPEEYKKCVQVGVEGCKLVYDLQKKALQDKYFGNGAG, encoded by the coding sequence ATGGGCGGAAGAGACGCAACAATGGTCCTATTGGACGAGAATGGTATTCGATGTGATGGCCGTAAAGTAGACGAGCCAAGACGAATCATGATTAAAGCTGGTGGACTAAAAAACGCAGATGGCTCAGCATACATTGAATTTGGTGATAACAAAATATTAGTTGGTGTTTTTGGTCCAAGAGACGTTCATCCAAAACACATGTCAAACACTGATACAGGAATTTTACGAGTTAGATATCATATGGAGCCCTTCTCTGTTGGAGAAAGAAAAAATCCAGCTCCTTCAAGAAGAGAGATTGAAATTTCCAAAGTAATCAAAGAAGCTTTAGAGCCTGCAGTGATGTTGGACAAATTTCCAAGAACTGCAGTTGATGTATTCATTGAAGTATTGCAAGCTGATGGTGGAACCCGATGTGCTGCACTTACAGCAGCTTCTGTTGCATTAGCAGATGCAGGTATTCCGATGAGAGATATGGTTGCAGCAATTGCAGCAGGTAAAGTTGCAGATACTGTAATTCTTGATGTAAATAACGAAGAAGACCAAGCAGGTCAAGCAGATATGCCAATTGGTTATATGCCAAATCTGGAAAAAATTACACTATTGCAATTAGATGGAGTTCTTACACCCGAAGAATACAAGAAATGTGTTCAAGTCGGAGTCGAAGGTTGTAAATTAGTTTATGACCTTCAAAAGAAAGCATTACAAGACAAATACTTTGGAAACGGAGCAGGTTAA